In Thioalbus denitrificans, the genomic stretch GAGAAGCTTGGCCGCGTCAACAATGTCGAGCTGAACGTCGTCGGCATTAGGAGTCATGGCTGGCCCCCTGCATCGTGCCGTCACCACGATGAGACTTCAGCCACGCTTCCACCTCGTGGACGAACCACGAGGTGACGCCGCCACCGACCTTCACCGGGGCCGGGAAATCTCCGGCGCGGGTCCAACGCCAGAGCGTCGTGCGCGAAATGGAAAGTTCACGGCAGAGGCCCGCCGCACGAATCATCCGCAATGCCATGATGGGCACCTCTTCTATCTTGTGCCGCTCATAACTTCGCGTGGCCCATAAAAAAACCGACGCGATATGAGCAATCCAAGCCATAGGCTCGGGCTACTCCGCGTCGGCCTGCTTTCGCGGGTGCGTTGCGGCTAGCTAGCAGCAAGCACCGTTCGGGCGCGACGGTCGGCCCCGTGTGGGGCGGACGACCGGATTGAGCGCATGATATAACGCCAGGCAAATCCATGCAACCATCTGAAGTGCATAGAGAAATTTATGCAAATTGCAGTCAGCTACGGATTGGTCTTGGCGTCTATCGCTGGCGCAAGGTGACCACGTTGCCGCCCGCCTCTGCCAGCCCGAGAATGGACCGCAGCCGCCGATCCCATGCATCCATTGCCTGCCGCTTCTCCGTGTCGTAGGTGTGCCGGTCGTAGATGCCGCCCACGGTGCGGTCCTTGTGGTTGAGCACCTTGTCCTGAACCAGCCGGTCGAAGCCCAGTTCGCCCAGCCGGGTTGCCACGGTGCGCCGCAGGTCATGGGGGGTCCATGGGTTCCCGGTTGCCCAGCGGGTCACGGCCCGGCTGAGGGAGGCCCTTGTCATTGGCTTGGCTGGCTTGTCCTTCGGCTGATTCCTGCCGGGGAAAACCCACTGTTCAGAGGCGCGGATTGCATCGAGTTCGCGGATGATATCCAGCGCCATGCCGGCCAGAGGGACGCGGTGGGTTTCGCCGTTCTTCGCCTTGGCCGCCGGGATGGTCCACCAACCGCCGGCCATGTCCAGCTCGCTCCACTCCATCTGCAACACCTCGCCGCTACGCTGCCCCGTCAGCAGAAGCAGGCGCAGGGCATGGCGGGTGTAGGGCGTCACGCCGTCCAGCCTGTTCCAGAAGGCGCGGATCTCCTCATCGCTCAGGATGCGTTCCCGCCGGTTCTCCTTGGCAGGGGGGCGCACATGGGTGGCCGGGGAGCTGTCCAGATACCCCTTCTCCACGGCGAAGTTGAACATGCGCCGGACCAGGGCCAGGGTGCGGTTCGCCGCAATGGGCGCACCCCGCGCCGCGATGCCGTCCAGCAGCTTGTTCACGTCCCGCCGGGTGATGTCCTTCACCTTCCGCCTCTTCCACTTCGGCAACACATCCTTCTGCAACATCCGCTCATCTTCGGCAGCGGAACGCTTGCGGGGCTTGGCCCACTTCTCCAGATACTCGCTGGCGAGGTGTGCCACCGTCTCGGCCTCACGCTCCGCCTTCTCTGCGGCCGACTGTTCCCGGCGGGCGTTCGCTCGCTTGGTTGCGGGGTCAATCCCCTGCGCCAGCAGTGCGGCAGCTTTCGCCTTCTCCCTTCGGGCGTCCTTCAGCGACAGGTCAGGGTACCTGCCCAAGGTCATCCTTCGCCGCCTTCCAAGGAAGTCGTAGGCGAAGAAGAAGCTGCGCTCGCCTGTCGGAGACACCCGCACCCCGAAGCCGTCGCCTTCACGCAGGTCATAGCGGGTTGCCTTGAGCTTCGCATTGCGGATGTCAGCATCGGTGAACTTCGTTCCGTGCTTGGGCATTGGCCTTGTCTCCGGTGATGTAAAGGAACCCCGGCGCCTCGGGGTTACTCTCGGGGTTCCTCTGAAGTGTAGGCTATCACGGAACATTAAGTAACAGAGCGAAACACAAACAAGTGATGTATTACAGTAGCTTATGCGCCTTCATCTGCTGATGGTGTGCACTATAGAAACGTGGTGTGAATCATAAATTTCTGACTTTTAATCAGGTGGTCGATGGTTCGAGTCCATCACGGCGCACCAACTTGAACAAAGAGGTTGCATCGAGCAACCTCTTGCTTTTTCAGGCTTGATCAATCTCCCAACATACGGCCGTCCCCGTCGCGTCCCGGTTCCATCCTCATTGCCCCCATTCCGGCTATTCGCCCCTGTTCGGCGACTTACGCCCGCCGCCCCTCTGCCTTGACAGATGGCCCGGTGCGGCCAATTCTTTCAATTCCCTGTTGCGGGGGGGGCAATAAAGCAGCATCCCGCAGTCCATGGGGCAACCCGTCGCTCAACGAACCTCCGGAAAGCATCACTACAAGATGGGATTGGGGCGTTGCGTTTGATTCCCCGCCGAAATCGCTTCCCGGTCAAATATCACAAACACGGGTGGAGGAATGCCAGATGAATATGAAGAATATCTTCATCGCCGTTGCCGGTATCGTTTCAGTCTCCCTCGCCAGCCCTGCTGCCGCAGATGAGATAGGCGACGGCAACCGGTACGAGTTGGACCGCTACTACCATTCGGAGATAAGTGCGGCCGAAGCCTACCAGGACATGATGCGTAATGAAGCGGTGCTCATCGACGTCCGCAGGTTGCGTGAATATGCCGCCGGTCATCCGGAGCGCGCCTACAACGTGCCCTATCCCCATATCGTAGGCAGCAATGACCAGTCCGCCCTGACCTTCTACTGGGAGGTCTATGACATCGTCAATGGCAGAACCGATACACCCATCATGACACTCTGCCGCACCGGTCACCGCAGCGTGCTCGCCGCCAATATCCTGTCGGACCCGGACTCGCACCCGGATACGCAGGGGCTGGAGCCCTTCACCAACGTGCGCAACATCTGGGAAGGTTTCGTCGGCCAGTACAAGTACGCCTATGCCGGAGGCAACATCCTCCTGGATCCCAATCCCATTCCGCTCGACTTGAACAACAACGGGGTGATGGACAGCGACACAGCTGACGTCTACAGCCACACCTCGGATGCGAATCCGGACAAGGATGGCTGGCGCAATTTCCAGCACCTGCCCTGGACCAGCAAGATCCGCAAGCCGCTCGCCTACCTTCAGGATGAGCTGATGTACGAGGGATTCATCGAGTACTGAGCGGTTGATGAACGCACGGCTGGCCGTTGTTCGGAAGCGTAGTGGCATGGACTGACTGGGTTCCGCTTCCGCCGCGGCTCACCGCTGCTGCCGCAACGCTCGAAACAGGGGTCCGGGTGCCAGGGTATCCGGGCCCCTGTCATCTCCTCTCAGCCCCGCCGACCCGCTTTCCGTTGCGCCGTCCCCCATGCTATCGCCATCCCGAACTATGCTTTGGAAAGGAGTGATCTGCGGTGAATATCCGCATGGCCTGCGATTATCCCAGAACGCCAGGAGGAGCCTCCATGACCATCGCGGCATCGGTACGGCGCACACTCGATGCGCACGGTATCGCCTACGAGCTCATTCCCCACCCCCGGACCGAGACCACGCTGGAGACGGCGCGCGTGGCCCGCGTGTCCGAGGATCACATCGCCAAGGGCGTGCTGCTGAAGGACAGCCGCGGCCCCCTGCTGGTGGTGGTGCCGGGTGACCGCCATGTGCGGCTCGATCACCTGCGGGAGGTGCTGCAGCGCTCGAAGCTCGAGCTGGTGGGCGAGGCGGAGATGGGAAGCCTGCTGCCCGACTGCGCGCCCGGCGCGGTGCCGGCGCTCGGCGCCGCCTACGGGCTGGAGACCTGGCTGGACGACTCCCTGCTCGGCCTGGCGCACGTCTACTTCGAGGCGGGCGACCACGCCCACCTGGTGCGGGTGCCGGGCGAGGCATTCCGCCGCCTGCTGGGCGAGGCCCGCCACGGCGCCTTCGGCCGCTAGCGCTGCCCTTGGCCCGCCAATCGACCATCAGCGAATCGCCGGGCGGCCAGGCGCCGATCCGGGTGCTGGTGCTCGGCACCGGGCAGATGGGGTCGGCCATGGCGCGCCTGGTGCTGGCGCGCCCGGGGCTGGAGCTCGCGGGCGCCTGCGCCCGCCGCCCCGGGCGGGCGGGCATGGACCTGGGGCGGGCCATCGGTCTTGATCGGGCCCTCGGCCTGCCCATCGTTCATGATCTGGAGGAGGCGCTGGTGCGATCGCGCCCGCGGGTGGCGCTGCAGGCCACCTGCTCGCGCCTGGCGGAGGCGCGGGATGAGATCGAGATCCTGCTGCGCCACGGCGTGCGGGTGATCACCATTGCCGAGGAGATGGCCTGTCCGGCGGCCACCGACCCGGTCGCCGCGGCGGCGCTCGACCGGCTCGCCCGGGACCACGGTGCGGCGCTGCTGGGCACCGGCATCAACCCGGGTTTCGTGCTCGACCTGCTGGTCATCACCCTGACCGGCGTCTGCGCCGAGGTGCGCTCCATCCGCGCCGAGCGCATCAACGATCTCTCCCCCTACGGTCCCACGGTGCTGGAGAACCAGGGGGTGGGGCTGTCGCCGGAGGCCTTCCGGGCCGGGCTGGCGGAGGGGCGCGTGGTGGGCCACCTGGGATTCCGGCAGTCGATCGGCCTGATCGCCGGGGCCTTGGGCTGGACCATCGATCGCATCGAGGAGCGCCGCGAGCCCATCGTCAGCACCGTGCGCCGGGAGACGCCCTGCGTCACCGTGGAGCCGGGACAGGTGGCGGGCTGCCGCCACACCGCCACGGCCTGGCGGCGAGGCGAGCCGGCCATCACCCTGGTCCACCCCCAGCAGGTGCGGCCCGAGCTGGCGGGGGTGGGGACCGGGGATCGGATCGAGATCGACAGCTCGCCGCCGGTCAGGCTGTCCGGCAGCCCGGAAATTCCGGGCGGGCAGGGGACCGCGGCGCTGGCGGTGAACATGATTCCCCACCTGCTCAACGCCGCGCCCGGACTCCACACCATGGCGGATCTCCCGATCCCCGCCGCGCGGCTCGGCGACGCCCGGCGCTGGGTGCTGGGCGGGGACCGGTCCGCCGCTCCAACGGAGGAGGCAGGACAATGACCGGAACGGTCGCCGCGGGCAGCTGGGTGGAAATCGGGGCGGTGGTGCTGGCGCCGGACGCGCGTGCGCCACAGGTTCCGGACGATACGCGGACGGTGCCGCTGGAGCTGCGGGCGAAGGGGTTTCTGGCCGCACCGGCGCGGGTGGGGGAACGGGTGGAGATTCTCACCGCCGCGGGCCGCCGCCTGGCCGGGACGCTGGTCGCGGCGAACCCGGCCTACCGCCACGGCTTCGGCGCGCCCATCCCCGCCCTGGCCGGGGTCGGGCGCGAGGCGCGGGCCCTGCTGGAGCGGGACGCCGAAGCCGACGGCAGCGGGGAGGGCGAGCCATGAGCGGGGACGGAAGCTACGCGGCGGTGATGGCACGCCGGGACGCCATCGTGCGCGCCTC encodes the following:
- a CDS encoding helix-turn-helix transcriptional regulator, whose amino-acid sequence is MAWIAHIASVFLWATRSYERHKIEEVPIMALRMIRAAGLCRELSISRTTLWRWTRAGDFPAPVKVGGGVTSWFVHEVEAWLKSHRGDGTMQGASHDS
- a CDS encoding tyrosine-type recombinase/integrase, whose product is MPKHGTKFTDADIRNAKLKATRYDLREGDGFGVRVSPTGERSFFFAYDFLGRRRRMTLGRYPDLSLKDARREKAKAAALLAQGIDPATKRANARREQSAAEKAEREAETVAHLASEYLEKWAKPRKRSAAEDERMLQKDVLPKWKRRKVKDITRRDVNKLLDGIAARGAPIAANRTLALVRRMFNFAVEKGYLDSSPATHVRPPAKENRRERILSDEEIRAFWNRLDGVTPYTRHALRLLLLTGQRSGEVLQMEWSELDMAGGWWTIPAAKAKNGETHRVPLAGMALDIIRELDAIRASEQWVFPGRNQPKDKPAKPMTRASLSRAVTRWATGNPWTPHDLRRTVATRLGELGFDRLVQDKVLNHKDRTVGGIYDRHTYDTEKRQAMDAWDRRLRSILGLAEAGGNVVTLRQR
- a CDS encoding rhodanese-like domain-containing protein → MNMKNIFIAVAGIVSVSLASPAAADEIGDGNRYELDRYYHSEISAAEAYQDMMRNEAVLIDVRRLREYAAGHPERAYNVPYPHIVGSNDQSALTFYWEVYDIVNGRTDTPIMTLCRTGHRSVLAANILSDPDSHPDTQGLEPFTNVRNIWEGFVGQYKYAYAGGNILLDPNPIPLDLNNNGVMDSDTADVYSHTSDANPDKDGWRNFQHLPWTSKIRKPLAYLQDELMYEGFIEY
- a CDS encoding aminoacyl-tRNA deacylase — translated: MTIAASVRRTLDAHGIAYELIPHPRTETTLETARVARVSEDHIAKGVLLKDSRGPLLVVVPGDRHVRLDHLREVLQRSKLELVGEAEMGSLLPDCAPGAVPALGAAYGLETWLDDSLLGLAHVYFEAGDHAHLVRVPGEAFRRLLGEARHGAFGR
- the ord gene encoding 2,4-diaminopentanoate dehydrogenase; translated protein: MARQSTISESPGGQAPIRVLVLGTGQMGSAMARLVLARPGLELAGACARRPGRAGMDLGRAIGLDRALGLPIVHDLEEALVRSRPRVALQATCSRLAEARDEIEILLRHGVRVITIAEEMACPAATDPVAAAALDRLARDHGAALLGTGINPGFVLDLLVITLTGVCAEVRSIRAERINDLSPYGPTVLENQGVGLSPEAFRAGLAEGRVVGHLGFRQSIGLIAGALGWTIDRIEERREPIVSTVRRETPCVTVEPGQVAGCRHTATAWRRGEPAITLVHPQQVRPELAGVGTGDRIEIDSSPPVRLSGSPEIPGGQGTAALAVNMIPHLLNAAPGLHTMADLPIPAARLGDARRWVLGGDRSAAPTEEAGQ
- the ortA gene encoding 2-amino-4-oxopentanoate thiolase subunit OrtA, which translates into the protein MTGTVAAGSWVEIGAVVLAPDARAPQVPDDTRTVPLELRAKGFLAAPARVGERVEILTAAGRRLAGTLVAANPAYRHGFGAPIPALAGVGREARALLERDAEADGSGEGEP